The following is a genomic window from Bacillota bacterium.
GCGGCGACGGCCGCCAGCGCCACCGGGGCAAAGGCGGCGGTGGCCACCCCGTGATAAAACCGCGCCGCCGCCAGTTGCCAGGGTTCGTACACCCATAAATACAGGAGCGGGGCCGTAACAAACACCAACAGCGACACCAGCAGAATCTTTTTCCAGGAGTAGCGGTCCGCCAAAGCCCCGGCCAGGTAACTCACAAAAAGGCCCGGTATGGTTGAGGCCGCGGCAATCAATCCCACCTGGGCGTCGTTGGCGCCCAGGTGGGAGGCGAACAAAGGCAGCGTCGGGGTCTTGGACAGGGTGGAGCTGAAAATGGCCGCAAAGCCGCAAAGGCTGAAGAACCAGACCAATCGGGCGTTCACCGGCGCGCCCTACTCGCCACCAGCCGTCCAGGCCCGTATTTCCCGGTGCATATCCAGGTACCGCCCGGTCGTCGCGATGTTCTTGCCGTACTTAGGATAGGTCCGCAGGATCTCTTCGAAACGGTCTTCGGCGTCCTGTTCGCCGGACACGATGCCGGCGGGGTCGCAAATGATGTCGGCCAGGCGGTCGGCGTAAATGACAATCTTTTCTTCCGGCGTGCCGAGCGTGTAATCCAGGGCCGGCAGGCCCAGCTCCGCCGCTTCGGCAGTGGTCAGCCCGCCGCGGATGTGCTTGCGGATGATGGCGACCACGGCCTCGTCCAGGCCGAGTTCCAGGGCTATGGCGGCACCCAGTTCACCATGCTCGATACCGTAGGTTTTGGCCTTGCCCAGATCGTGATAGAGCGCGCCCTTGAACACCAGGGCCATGTCCAGGTCCAGGCCGGTGCGGGCGGCGATTTCCAGGGCCTTGCGGGCCACGGCCATACTGTGTTCCACCGCCTCCTCGGGGCACCCGGCCCCGCGCAGGGCGGCCAGATCCGGCCCGGCCTTGTCTTCCACCACGTGGTGGAGAAACTCGGCCACTCCTTCCTCACCCCAGGCGGTGCGCACGAAGTCGAGGTTGGGCTTAAGGTTCGGCAGGCTGTGCCTTTCGGCTTTGAATTCCCGGTCCAGGTCCAGCCATTCGTGCAGCATCCGGTAATCCTTGCCGGTTCGCTTCAGGCTGGTTTTCACGTGTTCTTCAAATGGCGGCATCGTTTTTCACTCTCCAAAAAATAAATTTGTTTGGCCTGGCGCGCATCGCTGCGGGTAACCAAGGTTACACTGTAACCATGGTTACATCTTAGCCCGCGAGGTGGCGGCTGTCAAGAGGCGATTTTTTTAGTCTTCCAAATTTCCCGGCCGCCCCCCTCGCCTGCGGATTGATTTGGCGCCGATTGACGCGGGGCGGTGGCCATACTTATAATAAAGTGCAACCACGGTTACAAGAAATTTCGCCCGCCGTGGAAGCCCCGGCCGCAGCCCGGCTCCCTCCGGTTGCTGTTCGTGCGTTCCGAGGCGGAGAAAGGGATCAACGTGGAGTGGATCATGATGGTCTACCAGCTTCCCAAGTCGAGAACCAGCGCCAAGAAACTGGCGATCTGGAGAAAGCTGAATCGGCTGGGGGTATACTCGCCGCAGGATTCGGTTTTTATCCTCCCTTACTCGGAGAGGACCCTGGAACACTTTGAGTGGCTGGGCGAGGAAATCGTTGAAATGGGGGGCGAGGTTGCGCTGTGGGCGGTGAGAAGCCTGAAACCTTTTCAGGACGAGCGCATCAAGGAGTATTTTCTGGAAAAGGTTAACGAGCAGTACCGGAGCGTGATGGCCAGGGTGGACGAGATTGACGATCTGGAACAACTGCGGGACCAGTGGGCGCTCTTCGGCCGGATAAAGACCCAGGACTACCTGAAGTCGCCGCTCTCGTCCGAGGTCCAAAGGGCCATTGAAAACAAGGCGGCCGCGTTGTCGGGGAAGAAGGAGGAAAACGAATGAAGTGGGTCACCTGGGAAAACGTGGGCGTGGACCGGATTTCCAGCGCCTGGCTCATCGCCCGGTTCATCGACCCGGAGGCCGAGTTCCGGTTCATCAGGAAGGGAGAGCGCATCAGCGAGGCAGACGGCACTCCTTTCGACGTGCCGGGGGTGCGGCTCACCCACCGGCGGGGCCACTGCACTTTTTGCACCATCCTAAAGGAGTACGAGCTCAAAGACCCGGTGCTGGACCGGCTGGGAGCCGTCATTGACGCCGCCGACACCGTCCACGACCTATTGCCCCCGCCGGAGGCCGCCGGTGTGGACCTCATCTTCCGCGGGCTGCGCAAAGTGACGGGCGACGATTTCAAAGCCCTCGAAACCGGGTTTGTCGTTATGGATGCCTTGTACCGTCAGCTCTCGGATGAACTGTAGGAAATAGGCGGCAAAAAATAACCGGGCATGCGCCTCCAAAATGTAATATATTGCCAGTCAGAGAACCGTCCCCGGACTGTTCACCCACCTGCATCCGCTACAGGTGGGTGCAAATACTTTTCCGGATCTGGAAACTCCAACTGATTATTGTCCATGAGGTTCAGTGACCCTGTTCGGCGTTCGGCGAACCGCCATTGTTTAGCGGCAGGGGTTTACAGCAGATCCGCCTTCGCCAGCGCCCGCTTGAGCAACACCGCGGCCTGCGCCCGGGTGAGCCTGTCGGCGGGAGCAAGCTTTCCTTCCGGGGTTCCGCCGATGATCCCGGTTTGCACCGCCGCGGCCATTGTGGCGCGCGCCCAAGCGCCCACTGCACCGGCATCGCGGTAGGATTCCAGGATGCTTTCCGGCGCCGGGGGCACCTCGACGCCCAGGCGCTTAAGGAGCCTGACCGTCAGAACCGCGGCCTCCTCACGGGTGACGCTCCTTTCCGGCCCGAAGGTTCCGTCCGCGTAACCGCCCACGAGCCCCGCCGCTGCGGCGGTACTCACCGCTTTGGCGTACCAGGCGCCAGAAGGTATGTCCGTGAAGGTTTTTCCTGCCGCGTCCTGTGCTTTGTGCCCGGCGAACTCCAGGGCATTGACCACCATGGCGGCGAACTCCGCCCGGGTGACGGTTCTGTCCGGGGCGAAGCTGCCGCCGGGCAGGCCGCCCACAATATACCGTGCGCTCAGAATCTGGATATCGTTTATCGCCCAATGGCCCGCCAGGTCGCTGAAGGCACGCGCCTCTTCAAACACGGCGTAGCGGGAAAAGCCCGTGAGTCTGACCCGGACGGTGTTGGTGGCGGTGTCCGCCCTGCCCCCCACATAGCGCCACTTTTCTTTCTCCCACCGGTAGATCCCCAGGCGGGATGGGTTCTGCACCCGCTGCGGGTCGTAAGGCAAAATCAGGTGGCGTTCTCCTTCCAGGTTCACTTCGCGGTCACCCCGTTTTACGCGGGCGCTAACCTCCACATCCGCGCCGGCCGGCCGGAGGTGCGCCGGAGATGGCGGCAAATCACCCACGCCCGGAGTAACGCTAATGACAATCATGCTGCCGGCATCTTGTTCCAGGAGGGCTTGCGCCAGACGGGGCGGGAGAACAACCGCGGCTTGCGGGGTATTGATCCGCACTTCGCGGCCAAGATCCCGCATTCCCTCAAGAGCGCCGGCGTCTACCGTCACGCCCTGTTCGGCTTCCTCGGCGGAAAAGTCCTCCGTAAAGGTCGCGCCCGTTGCTCTCTGGACGTCCGGCGCGGTAACAG
Proteins encoded in this region:
- a CDS encoding chromate resistance protein ChrB domain-containing protein, coding for MKWVTWENVGVDRISSAWLIARFIDPEAEFRFIRKGERISEADGTPFDVPGVRLTHRRGHCTFCTILKEYELKDPVLDRLGAVIDAADTVHDLLPPPEAAGVDLIFRGLRKVTGDDFKALETGFVVMDALYRQLSDEL
- a CDS encoding HDIG domain-containing metalloprotein; the protein is MPPFEEHVKTSLKRTGKDYRMLHEWLDLDREFKAERHSLPNLKPNLDFVRTAWGEEGVAEFLHHVVEDKAGPDLAALRGAGCPEEAVEHSMAVARKALEIAARTGLDLDMALVFKGALYHDLGKAKTYGIEHGELGAAIALELGLDEAVVAIIRKHIRGGLTTAEAAELGLPALDYTLGTPEEKIVIYADRLADIICDPAGIVSGEQDAEDRFEEILRTYPKYGKNIATTGRYLDMHREIRAWTAGGE
- a CDS encoding Chromate resistance protein ChrB gives rise to the protein MRSEAEKGINVEWIMMVYQLPKSRTSAKKLAIWRKLNRLGVYSPQDSVFILPYSERTLEHFEWLGEEIVEMGGEVALWAVRSLKPFQDERIKEYFLEKVNEQYRSVMARVDEIDDLEQLRDQWALFGRIKTQDYLKSPLSSEVQRAIENKAAALSGKKEENE